A window of Pullulanibacillus sp. KACC 23026 genomic DNA:
TCGCGCCAGGTAGCAGGTGAAAGGGTTGAAGAGCAACTCATTGCGGCGAATGTCGACACGGTGTTTCTCGTGAGCGCACTCAACCAAGACTTTAATTTGCGCCGTTTGGAACGCTATCTCACACAAGTCTATGATAGCGGAGCGAATCCGGCCTTTTTGCTAACAAAAAGAGATCTATGTGAAAATGTAGATGAGAACATACGCACATTAGAAGAGATTGCGTTTGGGGTTCCTATTATTGCGGTGGATGCGCTTCACAATGAGGGAATGGAAGCCTTAGAACCTTATATACAAAGGGGAAAAACAATTTCTCTAATAGGCTCATCCGGTATCGGGAAATCAACCGTAGTGAATCAACTGCTCGGTGGGGTTTTCCAAAAAACTCAAGGGATTCGCGAAGAGGACGGCAAGGGGCGGCATACCACTACCCATCGAGAACTTTTTATTCTTCCCGGAGGCGGTGTTGTGATTGACACTCCTGGGATGAGAGAGCTCCAACTCTGGGCTGATGGAGATTCGGCCAAGGCGATCTTTCAAGATATTGAAGCACTTGAAAAAAATTGCCGATTCCGGGACTGCCAGCATAAAGGGGAACCGGGATGTGCGGTAGGGAAGGCCATTGAAAGCGGCGAACTGTCAGAGGAGCGCTATCAAAGCTATGTTAAGCTTCAAAAAGAGTTGGCTTTCCAAGAATTGAAAGAAAAATATGGAACCAACCGTGCTTCACGGATACAATCACAACGGTTTAGAAAATTGAAATAGACAATCAAAAGCTCCTTGAGGATGTTCTTCAAAGAGCTTTTTATTATGGGACTTGGCGGCTTAACGTGGTAGGCGGGACCCTCAAATGGTTTTGAATTTGAAAAGAAGCCTAGAATCTTTATAATAATAAGGGTATTACGTGAACTGGATTAGAGGACCAATTGGAAGAGGTGGATGATAAGTGAGTGTCTTAATCGCTGAAAATCTAACAAAATCCTATGGAGAGAAGCGGTTATTTGATCACCTCTCTTTTACTATAGAAGATCGGGATCGCATTGGATTAATTGGTGTCAATGGTACAGGGAAGTCAACGCTTTTAAAGGCAATAGCGGGCATTGAGCCTGCTGAAATGGGTGACATTCTTCATGCAAAGGCATTCAAGCTCGCCTATTTGCCGCAGGACCCTTCCTTTGATAAAGAAGAAACCGTGCTTGAGTATGTGTTCAGTGGAGACTCCCCAGTCATGAAAACGCTCAAGGCGTATGAAAAAGCTTTATATGATTTGGAACAACGGCCAGAAGATCCGGCTGTTCAAGCGCAATTCTCGAAAGCCCAGCAGAGGATGGATGAAGCGGATGCTTGGACGGCCAGCACACTGGCCAAAACCATCTTAACTCAGCTAGGGGTTAACTTTTTCAATCAATCTGTCCTAGAATTGTCAGGCGGGCAACGAAAGCGTGTGGCAATGGCTCAAGCACTTATTCAGCCGGCTGATCTGTTAATCCTTGATGAGCCGACCAACCATTTAGACAACTCGACCATCGAATGGTTAGAGAGCTATTTGCAGAGCTATCCAGGAGCTCTCCTTTTAGTCACGCATGATCGGTATTTCTTAAATCGTGTGACCACCCGAATTTTTGAACTGGATTCCGGGCAACTGTACCGTTACGAAGGGAACTATGAAGTGTTCCTAGAGAAAAAAGCGGTGCGTGAGGAGAAAGAACGTTCCAATGAGGAAAAAAGGCAAAACACATTAAGGCGCGAGCTTGCTTGGCTCAGGCGGGGAGCTAAAGCACGTTCAACTAAGCAGAAAGCACGCATTGATCGCGTACATGCCTTGCAAGAGGATGAACCGATGCAAAAGGGAGAGGCCATGGATATGGCGCTCGGCTCGCAGCGTCTCGGAAAGAAAGTCATTCAACTTGAAGAGGTAGCGAAAAAGGTCGGTACAAGCCTCCTTTTTCATGATTTTGATTATCTGGTCGTCCCTGGTGAGCGCCTTGGAATTATAGGACCGAACGGGAGCGGCAAGACGACACTTCTGAATTTAATGGCGGGTAGACTGACTCCTGACAGCGGACAAATTGAGATCGGAGAAACGGTTAAAATCGGCTACTACACACAAGAGAACCAAGAGATCAATTTGAATCTTAGAGTTATAGATTATATAAAGGAAGTTGCTGAGGTTGTCACCACAGCTGACGGAATCACGATTACGGTTGAACAAATGCTTGAGCGATTTCTCTTTCCTAGAAGTGCGCAGTGGAATAAGATTAGCCGCCTTTCTGGTGGCGAAAAGCGGAGGCTGTATTTATTAAGGGTGTTAATGGGAGAGTCCAATGTTCTTTTCTTAGATGAGCCGACCAATGATTTGGACACAGAAACCTTAAGCATTCTTGAAGACTACCTTGAACAATTCAGAGGGGTAGTCATTACCGTCTCCCATGACCGCTATTTTCTGGACCGAGTCGTCGAACATCTTCTAGTGTTTAATGGAAATGGGCAAATAGAACGGTTTGAAGGCAGTTATTCAGATTACTTAGAGCAAGGAAGAGAGCTAAGAGAAGCAGTTGTTAATGCGCCGAAACAC
This region includes:
- a CDS encoding ABC-F family ATP-binding cassette domain-containing protein, translated to MSVLIAENLTKSYGEKRLFDHLSFTIEDRDRIGLIGVNGTGKSTLLKAIAGIEPAEMGDILHAKAFKLAYLPQDPSFDKEETVLEYVFSGDSPVMKTLKAYEKALYDLEQRPEDPAVQAQFSKAQQRMDEADAWTASTLAKTILTQLGVNFFNQSVLELSGGQRKRVAMAQALIQPADLLILDEPTNHLDNSTIEWLESYLQSYPGALLLVTHDRYFLNRVTTRIFELDSGQLYRYEGNYEVFLEKKAVREEKERSNEEKRQNTLRRELAWLRRGAKARSTKQKARIDRVHALQEDEPMQKGEAMDMALGSQRLGKKVIQLEEVAKKVGTSLLFHDFDYLVVPGERLGIIGPNGSGKTTLLNLMAGRLTPDSGQIEIGETVKIGYYTQENQEINLNLRVIDYIKEVAEVVTTADGITITVEQMLERFLFPRSAQWNKISRLSGGEKRRLYLLRVLMGESNVLFLDEPTNDLDTETLSILEDYLEQFRGVVITVSHDRYFLDRVVEHLLVFNGNGQIERFEGSYSDYLEQGRELREAVVNAPKHKLSEKKPQKEKRKKLSYNEQKEWAEIEDKIAKLENRVNEIQLEIEKSGSDAGKAAELFREQQTAEEALEKAMDRWTELSLLIEEIEE
- the rsgA gene encoding ribosome small subunit-dependent GTPase A, which gives rise to MFHLDDLGYSAFFAEQERTKDDRLKVGRVGLASNGLYKVFYEEGECFADVTGKFYHHVTGTADFPCVGDWVLFEPLPGESKGRIHKLFERKSLLSRQVAGERVEEQLIAANVDTVFLVSALNQDFNLRRLERYLTQVYDSGANPAFLLTKRDLCENVDENIRTLEEIAFGVPIIAVDALHNEGMEALEPYIQRGKTISLIGSSGIGKSTVVNQLLGGVFQKTQGIREEDGKGRHTTTHRELFILPGGGVVIDTPGMRELQLWADGDSAKAIFQDIEALEKNCRFRDCQHKGEPGCAVGKAIESGELSEERYQSYVKLQKELAFQELKEKYGTNRASRIQSQRFRKLK